From one Streptomyces sp. Q6 genomic stretch:
- a CDS encoding S1C family serine protease, protein MNVSRTGSRGGARSRSRPPLPSLAAVVCAAALVSGCSGSGSSGSSDATTQAAAPAAANSLQEDYQRVIKDVLPSVVQIQASSDLGSGVVYDDQGHIVTNAHVVGDEKTFEVTTANSTDRLTARLVYAYPEQDLAVIKLEKVPDTLKAASFGDSSKVEVGQITLAMGSPLGLSSSVTQGIVSATGRTVSESRAGGGTGATIANMVQTSAAINPGNSGGALVDLNGDVIGIPTLAATDPDMGDSAAPGIGFAIPASMVTTVADQVIKDGEVTDSGRAALGITGRTVVDDGYRAAGVGVVSVTDGGAAEKAGIEAGDVITRFGDTDVTTMQSLSEALAAEKPGDKVRVAYTRDGAQKSAEVTLGEM, encoded by the coding sequence ATGAATGTCTCTCGTACCGGTTCTCGTGGCGGGGCCCGCTCCCGCTCCCGCCCTCCTCTGCCGTCGCTGGCCGCCGTCGTGTGCGCGGCGGCGCTCGTCTCCGGGTGCTCGGGCTCCGGGTCCTCCGGCTCGTCCGACGCCACCACGCAGGCGGCAGCGCCCGCCGCGGCCAACAGCCTTCAGGAGGACTACCAGCGGGTGATCAAGGACGTCCTGCCGTCGGTCGTCCAGATCCAGGCGTCCTCCGACCTCGGCTCCGGTGTCGTGTACGACGACCAGGGGCACATCGTGACGAACGCGCACGTGGTCGGCGACGAGAAGACGTTCGAGGTCACGACGGCCAACAGCACCGACCGGCTGACGGCGAGGCTCGTGTACGCGTATCCCGAGCAGGACCTCGCCGTCATCAAGCTGGAGAAGGTGCCGGACACGCTGAAGGCGGCGTCGTTCGGGGACTCGTCGAAGGTCGAGGTCGGGCAGATCACGCTCGCGATGGGATCGCCCCTCGGTCTGTCGTCCAGCGTCACCCAGGGCATCGTCTCGGCGACCGGGCGGACCGTGAGCGAGAGCCGGGCGGGCGGCGGGACCGGGGCGACCATCGCGAACATGGTGCAGACGTCCGCGGCGATCAACCCGGGCAACAGCGGCGGCGCGCTCGTCGATCTGAACGGCGACGTCATCGGCATCCCGACGCTCGCGGCGACCGACCCCGACATGGGCGACAGCGCGGCGCCGGGCATCGGCTTCGCGATCCCCGCGTCGATGGTCACGACGGTCGCGGACCAGGTCATCAAGGACGGCGAGGTGACGGACTCGGGGCGGGCCGCGCTCGGCATCACCGGCCGCACCGTGGTGGACGACGGCTACCGGGCCGCCGGGGTCGGCGTGGTCTCCGTGACGGACGGCGGGGCCGCCGAGAAGGCCGGGATCGAGGCCGGGGACGTCATCACCCGGTTCGGCGACACCGACGTGACGACGATGCAGTCGCTCTCCGAGGCGCTGGCCGCGGAGAAGCCCGGGGACAAGGTCCGGGTCGCCTACACGCGGGACGGCGCGCAGAAGTCGGCCGAGGTGACCCTCGGCGAGATGTAG
- a CDS encoding bifunctional adenosylcobinamide kinase/adenosylcobinamide-phosphate guanylyltransferase — protein sequence MELTLLGTGAPEGLPRPDCPCAACATALGPSARAATALLIDGTLLLDLTPGAALAAARSGHSLAGVRQVLLSHPHDGPAVEVPAGLPQPGRVPDGRELALLTGHRVRALALDAPGTGYEVAGPDGERLLYLPPGAAPAGLEEVRAPYEMVVADVIGRPDALARLRSVGAVGPTTDVVAVHLDHDVPPGPELARRLAAAGARAVPDGTTLDVGAYEDVPDVPRRTLVLGGARSGKSVEAERRLEAFPDVLYVATGGTRGGDGEWAQRVALHRERRPGSWRTAETCDLVPLLDDARDRAPLLIDCLSLWLTYAMDEVGAWDDAEWAGGGEKALRAKVAELVDAVRRTRRTVVAVSNEVGSGIVPATASGRRYRDELGRLNAAFAGECEQVLLVVAGTALALRG from the coding sequence GTGGAACTGACTCTGCTCGGCACCGGCGCCCCTGAGGGACTGCCCCGCCCCGACTGCCCCTGCGCGGCGTGCGCGACCGCGCTCGGCCCGTCCGCGCGCGCCGCGACGGCGCTCCTGATCGACGGGACGCTGCTGCTCGACCTGACGCCGGGCGCCGCGCTGGCCGCGGCCCGCTCGGGGCACAGCCTCGCCGGCGTACGGCAGGTGCTGCTCTCGCATCCGCACGACGGGCCCGCGGTCGAGGTGCCGGCCGGGCTGCCGCAGCCGGGCCGGGTGCCGGACGGGCGGGAGCTGGCGCTGCTGACCGGGCACCGGGTGCGCGCGCTCGCCCTGGACGCGCCGGGCACCGGGTACGAGGTGGCCGGTCCTGACGGGGAACGGCTGCTCTATCTGCCGCCCGGGGCCGCGCCCGCCGGTCTCGAAGAGGTGCGGGCCCCGTACGAGATGGTCGTCGCCGACGTGATCGGGCGGCCCGACGCGCTGGCCCGGCTGCGGTCCGTCGGCGCCGTCGGGCCGACCACGGACGTCGTCGCCGTCCACCTCGACCACGACGTGCCGCCGGGCCCCGAACTCGCCCGGCGCCTCGCGGCCGCGGGTGCGCGGGCCGTGCCCGACGGGACGACGCTGGACGTCGGGGCGTACGAGGACGTGCCCGACGTGCCGCGCAGGACGCTGGTGCTCGGCGGCGCCCGGTCCGGGAAGTCCGTCGAGGCCGAACGGCGTCTGGAGGCCTTCCCCGACGTGCTGTACGTCGCCACCGGCGGGACCCGGGGCGGGGACGGGGAGTGGGCGCAGCGGGTCGCGCTGCACCGGGAGCGCAGGCCGGGGTCGTGGCGCACCGCGGAGACCTGCGATCTGGTGCCGCTCCTCGACGACGCGCGGGACCGTGCGCCGCTCCTGATCGACTGCCTGTCGCTGTGGCTGACGTACGCGATGGACGAGGTCGGGGCGTGGGACGACGCCGAGTGGGCGGGCGGCGGCGAGAAGGCGCTGCGCGCGAAGGTGGCGGAGCTGGTCGACGCGGTGCGGCGGACCCGGCGGACGGTCGTGGCCGTCTCGAACGAGGTGGGGTCGGGGATCGTGCCCGCGACGGCGTCCGGGCGGCGCTACCGCGATGAACTCGGCCGCCTGAACGCCGCGTTCGCCGGCGAGTGCGAGCAGGTGCTGCTCGTCGTCGCCGGCACCGCGCTCGCGCTGCGCGGCTGA
- a CDS encoding class I SAM-dependent methyltransferase codes for MSPTAQAVAERRPAYLTELAQGTERFHEPRRPDCPWCGSTKLRTRLRTTDLLQHKPGTFTIDQCRSCAHSFQNPRLTPEGLTFYYRDFYEGLHADRAGKIFGARTSAKRSAAGTRALARFLEPESWLDVGTGDGHFPAVAKEVLPYTAFDGLDIGDGVEQARREGRVEEAHRGRLTDLAPRLAGRYDAMSMFHYLEHALDPREELKAAHRVLRPGGHLMIELPDPESRYARLLGKWWVSYFQPQHLHFIPLANLRAELRALGYTVVDVDRREPHVPLDLTAACALFLGHWLPDADDPWRTKIPTGFQRGLRQALLYAGTPASVAAHGADRLLAPLVSRTRFSNAYRVIARRDPR; via the coding sequence ATGTCCCCCACAGCACAGGCCGTGGCCGAGCGCCGCCCCGCCTACCTCACCGAACTCGCCCAGGGCACCGAACGCTTCCACGAGCCGCGCCGCCCCGACTGCCCCTGGTGCGGCTCCACCAAGCTGCGCACCCGGCTGCGCACCACGGACCTCCTCCAGCACAAGCCCGGCACGTTCACCATCGACCAGTGCCGCTCCTGCGCCCACTCCTTCCAGAACCCGCGCCTGACCCCCGAGGGTCTGACCTTCTACTACCGCGACTTCTACGAGGGCCTGCACGCGGACCGGGCCGGGAAGATCTTCGGCGCGCGGACCTCCGCCAAGCGCTCCGCGGCCGGCACCCGCGCCCTGGCCCGCTTCCTGGAACCGGAGAGCTGGCTCGACGTCGGCACCGGCGACGGCCACTTCCCGGCCGTCGCCAAGGAGGTCCTGCCCTACACGGCGTTCGACGGCCTCGACATCGGCGACGGCGTCGAACAGGCCCGCCGCGAGGGCCGCGTCGAGGAGGCCCACCGCGGCCGCCTCACCGACCTCGCCCCCCGGCTCGCGGGCCGCTACGACGCGATGAGCATGTTCCACTACCTGGAGCACGCCCTCGACCCGCGCGAGGAACTCAAGGCGGCCCACCGCGTACTGCGCCCCGGCGGCCACCTGATGATCGAGCTCCCCGACCCCGAGAGCCGCTACGCGCGACTCCTCGGCAAGTGGTGGGTGTCGTACTTCCAGCCGCAGCACCTGCACTTCATCCCGCTCGCCAACCTCCGCGCCGAACTGCGCGCCCTCGGCTACACCGTCGTCGACGTCGACCGCCGCGAACCCCACGTCCCGCTCGATCTCACGGCCGCCTGCGCCCTCTTCCTCGGCCACTGGCTGCCCGACGCCGACGACCCCTGGCGCACCAAGATCCCCACCGGCTTCCAGCGCGGGCTGCGCCAGGCGCTGCTGTACGCCGGCACGCCCGCGTCCGTCGCGGCCCACGGCGCCGACCGGCTCCTCGCCCCGCTGGTCAGCCGCACCCGCTTCTCCAACGCGTACCGCGTCATCGCCCGCCGCGACCCGCGGTAG
- a CDS encoding nicotinate-nucleotide--dimethylbenzimidazole phosphoribosyltransferase, protein MSSLNLDDFTDLIERPDGGTRRDAEERRARFAVPPGALGRLDELGEWLSAAQGTVPVRPVAQPRVILFAGDHGVAELDVSKRAAGSAAGLVREVVEGASTGAVLARRLGVQIRVVDVSLDCEPDELPEAVVSHRVRRGSGRIDVEDALTLEEAEAAFRAGMAVADEEADSGTDLVVLGDISVGGTTAASTLIAALCGTDASVVTGRGGDPIDDLAWMRKCAAVRDALRRARPVLGDQLHLLATVGGADLAAATGFLLQCAVRRTPVILDGVVSAACALVGQRVAFRAPDWWLAAHTSGEPAQTKALDRMAMEPLLDQGVTVGGAAGALLALPLVQAAAALAAELPETA, encoded by the coding sequence ATGAGCTCGCTGAATCTCGACGACTTCACCGACCTGATCGAGCGCCCCGATGGCGGGACCCGCCGCGACGCCGAGGAGCGCAGGGCGCGCTTCGCCGTGCCGCCCGGCGCCCTGGGCCGCCTCGACGAGCTGGGCGAGTGGCTCTCCGCCGCCCAGGGCACGGTGCCGGTACGGCCGGTCGCGCAGCCGCGCGTCATCCTCTTCGCCGGTGACCACGGCGTCGCCGAGCTGGACGTGTCGAAACGGGCCGCGGGCAGCGCCGCCGGCCTGGTCCGCGAGGTCGTCGAGGGCGCGAGCACGGGCGCGGTGCTCGCGCGCCGGCTCGGCGTGCAGATCCGGGTCGTCGACGTCTCCCTGGACTGCGAGCCCGACGAGCTGCCCGAGGCCGTGGTGAGCCATCGGGTGCGGCGCGGCTCCGGGCGCATCGACGTCGAGGACGCGCTCACCCTGGAGGAGGCGGAGGCGGCGTTCCGCGCGGGCATGGCGGTCGCCGACGAAGAGGCCGACTCCGGTACGGATCTGGTGGTCCTCGGCGATATCAGCGTCGGCGGCACGACGGCCGCCTCGACGCTCATCGCGGCGCTGTGCGGCACGGACGCCTCGGTGGTCACGGGCCGCGGCGGCGACCCCATCGACGACCTCGCGTGGATGCGCAAGTGCGCGGCGGTGCGGGACGCGCTGCGCCGGGCGCGGCCGGTCCTCGGCGACCAGCTCCACCTGCTCGCGACGGTGGGCGGCGCGGATCTCGCGGCCGCGACCGGCTTCCTCCTCCAGTGCGCGGTGCGCCGTACGCCGGTGATCCTGGACGGCGTCGTCTCGGCGGCCTGCGCGCTCGTCGGGCAGCGGGTGGCGTTCCGCGCGCCGGACTGGTGGCTCGCGGCGCACACGAGCGGCGAGCCCGCGCAGACCAAGGCCCTCGACCGGATGGCGATGGAGCCGCTGCTCGACCAGGGCGTCACGGTGGGCGGCGCGGCGGGCGCGCTGCTGGCCCTGCCGCTGGTCCAGGCCGCCGCCGCCCTGGCCGCGGAGCTGCCCGAGACGGCCTAG
- a CDS encoding phosphatidylglycerol lysyltransferase domain-containing protein codes for MGDAQTRGVPTSTPASRRAAAVTVWYLRIVTFLNLLGAVWVSFGQDLRRHNEENYFTPYLLTAGFSSAVVAWFLAITMRRRKRAAWILNLVLCGLFFLLFAVVMLFPEIRAHAQNWVSLALTAGFLAALCAGRREFYAKGDRSNVKLAAIVAVGGLLVASLFATFLVTVTNHAHDPHRSTFLERWRYGTLRLISVASNDSHYPGISTPNWVNVVINILSTLLLIAVVYAAFRSRRAVDPLTPDDEAKLHALLDKEGERDSLGYFALRREKSVVWSPTGKAAVTYRVVGGVSLASGDPIGDPEAWPGAIEPWLAEARVHGWIPAVMGASEEAGTIYARHGLDALELGDEAIVETAARGGAPDQHFTLEGRAMRSVRQAYNRVKRAGYTVRVRRHEDIPDDEMAYLLERADDWRDGATERGFSMALGRLGDPADGRCVMLECTDAEGELKALLSFVPWGPNGLSLDLMRRDRDSENGLMEFMVIELLQYAPEMGITQVSLNFAMFRSVFERGSRLGAGPVLRLWRSLLSFFSRWWQIESLYRANAKYRPIWEPRFLLFEKSADLPRIGIASARAEGFLEVPGLPKWLRRSRLEHR; via the coding sequence ATGGGAGATGCACAGACACGTGGCGTACCGACCTCTACCCCGGCGTCCCGGCGGGCGGCCGCCGTCACCGTCTGGTACCTCCGGATCGTCACGTTCCTCAATCTGCTGGGCGCCGTCTGGGTCTCCTTCGGGCAGGACCTGCGCCGCCACAACGAGGAGAACTACTTCACGCCGTACCTGCTCACGGCGGGCTTCTCGTCCGCCGTCGTCGCCTGGTTCCTGGCGATCACGATGCGCCGCCGCAAGCGAGCGGCCTGGATCCTCAACCTCGTCCTGTGCGGTCTCTTCTTCCTGCTCTTCGCCGTCGTGATGCTCTTCCCCGAAATCCGCGCGCACGCCCAGAACTGGGTCTCGCTCGCGCTGACCGCCGGGTTCCTCGCCGCTCTGTGCGCCGGCCGCCGCGAGTTCTACGCGAAGGGCGACCGCTCGAACGTGAAGCTCGCGGCGATCGTCGCGGTCGGCGGGCTCCTCGTCGCCTCGCTCTTCGCGACGTTCCTGGTCACGGTCACCAACCACGCGCACGACCCGCACCGTTCGACGTTCCTGGAGCGCTGGCGCTACGGCACCCTGCGCCTGATCTCCGTCGCCTCGAACGACTCCCACTACCCCGGCATCTCCACGCCGAACTGGGTCAACGTCGTCATCAACATCCTCTCCACGCTCCTGCTCATCGCCGTCGTCTACGCCGCGTTCCGCTCCCGCAGGGCCGTCGACCCGCTCACCCCCGACGACGAGGCGAAGCTGCACGCGCTGCTCGACAAGGAGGGCGAGCGCGACTCGCTCGGGTACTTCGCGCTGCGCCGCGAGAAGAGCGTGGTGTGGTCGCCGACGGGCAAGGCGGCGGTGACGTACCGGGTGGTGGGCGGTGTCTCGCTCGCCTCCGGTGATCCGATCGGCGACCCCGAGGCGTGGCCCGGCGCGATCGAGCCCTGGCTCGCCGAAGCACGGGTGCACGGCTGGATCCCGGCGGTGATGGGCGCCAGTGAGGAGGCCGGCACGATCTACGCGCGGCACGGCCTCGACGCCCTCGAACTCGGCGACGAAGCCATCGTCGAGACGGCGGCCCGGGGCGGAGCCCCTGATCAGCACTTCACGCTGGAGGGGCGGGCGATGCGCAGCGTCCGCCAGGCCTACAACCGCGTCAAGCGCGCCGGCTACACCGTCCGCGTCCGCCGCCACGAGGACATCCCGGACGACGAGATGGCGTACCTCCTGGAGCGCGCCGACGACTGGCGCGACGGCGCCACCGAGCGCGGCTTCTCGATGGCGCTCGGCCGGCTCGGCGACCCGGCCGACGGCCGCTGCGTGATGCTCGAATGCACCGACGCCGAGGGCGAGTTGAAGGCGCTGCTCTCCTTCGTGCCGTGGGGGCCGAACGGCCTCTCGCTCGATCTGATGCGCCGTGACCGGGACTCCGAGAACGGCCTGATGGAGTTCATGGTCATCGAACTCCTCCAGTACGCGCCGGAGATGGGGATCACGCAGGTGTCGCTGAACTTCGCGATGTTCCGCTCCGTCTTCGAACGTGGCTCGCGGCTCGGCGCGGGTCCGGTGCTGCGCCTGTGGCGCTCGCTGCTCAGCTTCTTCTCACGGTGGTGGCAGATCGAATCGCTGTACCGGGCCAACGCCAAGTACCGGCCCATCTGGGAACCCCGCTTCCTGCTCTTCGAGAAGAGCGCGGACCTGCCGCGCATCGGCATCGCGTCGGCGCGCGCCGAAGGCTTCCTCGAAGTGCCCGGACTGCCCAAGTGGCTGCGCCGCAGCCGCCTGGAGCACCGCTGA
- a CDS encoding leucyl aminopeptidase, with the protein MTALTLSTAAASGLRADAIVVGVANGAKGPVVAPGAEAVDKAYDGKLASVLETLGASGGEGEVTKLPAPSGFKAPLVLAVGLGAEPEDDEVFGTEALRRAAGVAARALAGSKKAAFALPITDAEDAGAVAEGALLGAYSFDAYKEMAAKDADAKKGKAPLAEVALLGGKPRDKAYKAEIARAVAVAEELNRARDLVNTPPNDLNPEAFAAVATAAAKEHGIKVQVLDEKALTKGGYGGILGVGAGSDAPPRLVKLSYTSSKAKKHLAFVGKGITYDSGGISLKPAGHNETMKCDMAGAAAVFAAVVAAARLGLEVNVTGWLALAENMPSGSATRPGDVLRMYSGKTVEVLNTDAEGRLVLADAIAKASEDNPDAIVDVATLTGAMMLALGNRTFGVMANDDAFRTSVHEAAEEVGEPAWPMPLPADLRKGMDSATADIANMGERMGGGLVAGLFLKEFVGEGITWAHLDIAGPAFNEGAPFGYTPKGGTGTAVRTLLRLAELTAAGDLG; encoded by the coding sequence GTGACTGCTCTGACTCTCAGCACCGCCGCAGCGTCCGGCCTCCGCGCCGACGCCATCGTCGTCGGTGTCGCCAACGGCGCCAAGGGCCCGGTCGTCGCCCCCGGCGCCGAGGCCGTGGACAAGGCGTACGACGGAAAGCTCGCCTCCGTCCTGGAGACCCTCGGCGCCAGTGGCGGCGAGGGCGAGGTGACCAAGCTTCCCGCGCCCTCCGGCTTCAAGGCGCCGCTGGTGCTGGCGGTCGGCCTCGGTGCGGAGCCCGAGGACGACGAGGTGTTCGGCACCGAGGCGCTGCGCCGCGCCGCCGGTGTCGCCGCCCGCGCGCTCGCCGGGTCGAAGAAGGCCGCGTTCGCGCTGCCGATCACCGACGCCGAGGACGCCGGCGCCGTCGCGGAGGGCGCGCTGCTCGGCGCGTACTCCTTCGACGCGTACAAGGAGATGGCGGCCAAGGACGCCGACGCCAAGAAGGGCAAGGCCCCGCTCGCCGAGGTCGCCCTGCTCGGCGGCAAGCCCCGCGACAAGGCGTACAAGGCCGAGATCGCGCGTGCCGTCGCGGTGGCCGAGGAGCTCAACCGCGCCCGTGACCTGGTCAACACCCCGCCGAACGACCTGAACCCCGAGGCCTTCGCCGCCGTCGCCACGGCCGCGGCCAAGGAGCACGGCATCAAGGTGCAGGTCCTCGACGAGAAGGCCCTGACCAAGGGCGGCTACGGCGGCATCCTCGGCGTCGGCGCCGGTTCGGACGCCCCGCCGCGCCTGGTCAAGCTCTCGTACACGAGCTCCAAGGCCAAGAAGCACCTCGCCTTCGTCGGCAAGGGCATCACGTACGACTCGGGCGGCATCTCGCTGAAGCCGGCCGGTCACAACGAGACGATGAAGTGCGACATGGCGGGCGCCGCCGCGGTGTTCGCCGCCGTCGTCGCCGCCGCGCGTCTGGGCCTGGAGGTGAACGTCACCGGCTGGCTGGCGCTCGCCGAGAACATGCCGTCGGGCTCCGCCACGCGCCCCGGCGACGTGCTGCGCATGTACAGCGGCAAGACCGTCGAGGTCCTGAACACGGACGCCGAGGGCCGTCTGGTCCTGGCCGACGCGATCGCCAAGGCCTCGGAGGACAACCCGGACGCGATCGTCGACGTCGCCACGCTGACCGGCGCGATGATGCTGGCGCTCGGCAACCGCACGTTCGGTGTCATGGCCAACGACGACGCGTTCCGCACGTCGGTCCACGAGGCCGCCGAAGAGGTCGGCGAGCCGGCGTGGCCGATGCCGCTCCCGGCCGACCTGCGCAAGGGCATGGACTCGGCCACCGCCGACATCGCCAACATGGGTGAGCGGATGGGCGGCGGCCTGGTCGCCGGTCTGTTCCTGAAGGAGTTCGTCGGCGAGGGCATCACGTGGGCCCACCTCGACATCGCCGGACCGGCCTTCAACGAGGGCGCCCCGTTCGGCTACACGCCCAAGGGCGGCACCGGTACCGCCGTGCGCACCCTGCTCCGTCTCGCGGAGCTGACGGCGGCGGGCGACCTCGGCTGA
- the lpdA gene encoding dihydrolipoyl dehydrogenase has protein sequence MANDASTVFDLVILGGGSGGYAAALRASQLGLDVALIEKGKVGGTCLHNGCIPTKALLHAGEIADQARESEQFGVKATFEGIDIAAVHKYKDDVISGLYKGLQGLIASRKVTYIEGEGRLSSPTSVDVNGQRVQGRHVLLATGSVPKSLPGLEIDGNRIISSDHALKLDRVPQSAIILGGGVIGVEFASAWKSFGTDVTVIEGLKHLVPVEDENSSKLLERAFRKRGIKFNLGTFFEKAEYTQDGVRVTLADGKTFDAEVLLVAIGRGPVSAGLGYEEQGVAMDRGYVLVDEYMQTNVPTISAVGDLVPTLQLAHVGFAEGILVAERLAGLKTVPIDYDGVPKVTYCHPEVASVGITEAKAKEIYGADKVVALKYNLAGNGKSKILKTAGEIKLVQVKDGAVVGVHMVGDRMGEQVGEAQLIYNWEALPAEVAQLIHAHPTQNEAMGEAHLALAGKPLHSHD, from the coding sequence GTGGCGAACGACGCCAGCACCGTTTTCGACCTAGTGATCCTCGGCGGTGGCAGTGGCGGTTACGCCGCGGCCCTGCGTGCCTCGCAGCTGGGTCTCGACGTCGCCCTGATCGAGAAGGGCAAGGTCGGCGGTACCTGCCTGCACAACGGATGCATTCCGACGAAGGCCCTGCTGCACGCGGGCGAGATCGCCGACCAGGCGCGCGAGAGCGAGCAGTTCGGTGTCAAGGCCACCTTCGAGGGCATCGACATCGCGGCCGTCCACAAGTACAAGGACGACGTCATCTCCGGCCTGTACAAGGGCCTCCAGGGGCTGATCGCCTCCCGCAAGGTGACGTACATCGAGGGTGAGGGCCGGCTGTCCTCCCCGACGTCCGTCGACGTGAACGGCCAGCGCGTCCAGGGCCGCCACGTGCTCCTCGCGACCGGCTCCGTGCCGAAGTCGCTGCCGGGCCTGGAGATCGACGGCAACCGCATCATCTCCTCGGACCACGCGCTGAAGCTGGACCGCGTCCCGCAGTCCGCGATCATCCTGGGCGGCGGCGTCATCGGCGTCGAGTTCGCCTCGGCGTGGAAGTCCTTCGGCACCGACGTCACGGTCATCGAGGGCCTCAAGCACCTCGTCCCGGTCGAGGACGAGAACAGCTCCAAGCTTCTTGAGCGCGCGTTCCGCAAGCGCGGCATCAAGTTCAACCTCGGCACGTTCTTCGAGAAGGCCGAGTACACGCAGGACGGCGTCCGTGTGACGCTGGCCGACGGCAAGACGTTCGACGCCGAGGTCCTCCTCGTCGCGATCGGCCGCGGCCCCGTCTCGGCCGGTCTCGGCTACGAGGAGCAGGGCGTCGCGATGGACCGCGGCTACGTCCTCGTCGACGAGTACATGCAGACCAACGTGCCGACGATCTCGGCCGTCGGTGACCTGGTCCCGACGCTCCAGCTCGCGCACGTCGGCTTCGCCGAGGGCATCCTGGTGGCGGAGCGTCTGGCCGGTCTCAAGACCGTCCCGATCGACTACGACGGCGTGCCGAAGGTGACGTACTGCCACCCCGAGGTCGCCTCCGTGGGCATCACCGAGGCCAAGGCCAAGGAGATCTACGGTGCGGACAAGGTCGTCGCTCTGAAGTACAACCTGGCGGGCAACGGCAAGTCCAAGATCCTGAAGACCGCGGGCGAGATCAAGCTCGTCCAGGTCAAGGACGGTGCCGTGGTCGGCGTCCACATGGTCGGCGATCGCATGGGTGAGCAGGTCGGCGAGGCCCAGCTGATCTACAACTGGGAAGCGCTGCCGGCCGAGGTGGCCCAGCTCATCCACGCCCACCCGACGCAGAACGAGGCCATGGGCGAGGCCCACCTGGCCCTCGCGGGCAAGCCGCTGCACTCGCACGACTGA